Proteins encoded within one genomic window of Brassica rapa cultivar Chiifu-401-42 chromosome A09, CAAS_Brap_v3.01, whole genome shotgun sequence:
- the LOC103843029 gene encoding F-box/FBD/LRR-repeat protein At1g13780 isoform X2: MPGMDRISELPESLLSQILSYIPTKESVQTSVLSKRWENVYLSVPGLDLNCSVIPNYNADEVILSFLSFIDKLLEFSPESSLFKVTVKCRGMLIDGFSDRIGTVIDRGTQQLDVVSSTDYYEDSFGHALPGVDFMPMNLYTSKTLVYLKLTSSGLGDPGFVFMPCLRFLHLEEIKWRVHLEKVLSGCPVLEELTLVRDLDDDDYARTDEEFRVMRVRSQSLKRFSVLPLREARDYHSRVECTLEIDAPGLEHMSLGDDQFDSIVVKKLPSLLVVELDIKFFVKVGVLFNTWDVSKSNEIREFLNGISSVRDMIISGMTVHAFEHYSKAGIIPKFNNLSRLQAVFHGKLLQFLPAFLECCPNLKHLILKVLHSEEMEEGEGLELTDVPRCVSSSLECVEIQEQLELEEGKMKATSYFLANSAVLKKLILSPTAYDPRNVAESEIWEKVNKLTKRSTRCEVIIRAIEVVVIDESSS; the protein is encoded by the exons ATGCCTGGGATGGATCGGATCAGCGAGTTGCCAGAATCTTTACTTAGTCAAATACTCTCATACATACCGACAAAAGAATCGGTGCAGACAAGTGTTTTGTCTAAGAGATGGGAGAATGTGTATCTAAGTGTACCCGGTCTTGACTTAAACTGCTCTGTTATTCCTAATTATAATGCTGATGAAGTGATCTTAAGCTTCTTAAGCTTCATTGACAAGCTTCTCGAGTTTAGCCCTGAGTCAAGTCTCTTTAAAGTCACGGTTAAGTGCAGGGGCATGTTGATAGACGGGTTCAGCGACCGGATCGGTACGGTGATTGACCGAGGGACACAGCAACTTGATGTTGTGAGCAGTACAGATTATTACGAGGACTCTTTTGGTCATGCCTTACCGGGTGTAGACTTCATGCCTATGAATCTCTACACGAGCAAGACATTGGTTTACTTGAAGCTCACGTCGTCTGGTCTTGGTGATCCTGGTTTTGTTTTCATGCCTTGTCTTAGGTTCTTGCATCTTGAAGAAATTAAATGGCGTGTGCATCTGGAGAAAGTCCTCTCAGGGTGTCCTGTTCTTGAGGAGCTGACTTTGGTGAGGGAtttggatgatgatgattatgCACGTACGGATGAAGAATTTAGGGTTATGCGTGTGAGGTCTCAGAGCTTGAAGAGGTTTAGTGTGCTGCCGCTTAGGGAGGCAAGGGATTACCATTCCAGAGTGGAATGCACACTTGAGATTGatgctcctggtcttgagcatatGAGTCTCGGAGATGATCAGTTTGATAGCATTGTGGTAAAGAAGCTGCCTTCTTTGTTGGTGGTTGAGCTTGATATCAAGTTCTTTGTCAAGGTTGGCGTGCTTTTTAATACTTGGGACGTATCAAAGAGCAACGAGATCCGCGAGTTTCTCAATGGGATATCGAGTGTGAGAGATATGATCATCTCTGGGATGACAGTGCATGCCTTTGAACATTATTCAAAAGCAGGAATCATCCCCAAGTTCAACAACTTGTCCCGTTTACAAGCAGTGTTCCATGGCAAGTTATTGCAGTTTCTGCCAGCCTTTCTTGAGTGTTGCCCCAATCTGAAACACCTAATCTTG AAGGTTCTTCATTCAGAGGAGATGGAGGAGGGGGAGGGATTGGAACTCACAGATGTGCCACGGTGTGTGTCATCGAGTCTTGAGTGTGTTGAGATACAAGAACAACTTGAATTGGAGGAAGGGAAGATGAAAGCAACTAGTTACTTTCTTGCAAACTCGGCAGTGCTGAAGAAACTCATCCTGAGCCCAACAGCTTATGATCCTCGAAATGTTGCGGAATCAGAAATATGGGAGAAGGTTAATAAACTGACAAAACGGTCTACAAGATGTGAAGTTATCATTCGAGCCATAGAGGTAGTTGTCATTGATGAATCTTCTTCTTAG
- the LOC103843029 gene encoding F-box/FBD/LRR-repeat protein At1g13780 isoform X3, protein MSGRDRISELPESLLTQILSYLPTNQSVQTSVLSTRWKNLYLSVPGLDLNCSLIRYDADEVFLTFIDKLLEFSPESSLFKVKIKCRNTMIDGFKDRIGTLINRGTHHLDVESSIYFEDDDSLYPIPIVDMMPMNLLTSKTLVYLKLASSGLMDPGVVFMPCLRFMHLEEVKWRVHLEKLLSGCPVLEELTLSRDMDDDYAIGNEEFTVMRVRSQSLKRFSVQPLRQARDYHSRVECTLEIDAPGLEHMSLGKDQFDRIVVKNLTSLLVVELDIKFFVKVGVLFNTWDVSKSNEIREFLNGISSVGHMIISGMTVHAFEHYSKAGIIPKFNNLSRLQAVFHSNLLQFLPAFLECFPNLKHLLLKVLHSEEMEEGEGLELTDVPRCVSSSLECVEIQEQLELEEGKMKATSYFLANSAVLKKLILSPTAYDPRNVAESEIWEKVNKLTKRSTRCEVIIRAIEVVVIDESSS, encoded by the exons ATGTCTGGGCGAGATAGGATCAGCGAGTTGCCGGAGTCACTGTTAACTCAAATACTCTCATACCTTCCGACAAATCAATCGGTGCAGACAAGTGTTTTGTCGACAAGATGGAAGAATCTGTATCTAAGTGTTCCTGGTCTTGACTTGAACTGCTCTTTAATTCGTTATGATGCTGACGAAGTGTTCTTAACCTTCATTGACAAGCTTCTCGAGTTTAGCCCTGAGTCAAGTCTGTTTAAAGTGAAGATTAAGTGCAGGAACACGATGATAGACGGGTTCAAGGACCGGATCGGTACACTGATTAACCGTGGGACACATCATCTCGATGTTGAGAGCAGTATCTATTTCGAGGACGACGATTCTCTCTATCCTATTCCTATTGTTGACATGATGCCTATGAATCTACTCACGAGCAAGACATTGGTTTACTTAAAGCTCGCATCTTCTGGACTCATGGATCCTGGTGTTGTTTTCATGCCATGTCTCAGATTCATGCATCTTGAAGAGGTTAAATGGCGTGTGCATCTGGAGAAGCTTCTCTCAGGGTGTCCTGTTCTTGAGGAGCTGACATTGTCGAGGGATATGGATGATGATTATGCAATTGGGAATGAAGAGTTTACGGTTATGCGTGTGAGGTCTCAGAGCTTGAAGAGGTTTAGTGTGCAGCCGCTTAGGCAGGCAAGGGATTACCATTCCAGAGTGGAATGCACACTTGAGATTGatgctcctggtcttgagcatatGAGTCTCGGAAAAGATCAGTTTGATAGGATTGTGGTAAAGAACCTGACTTCTTTGTTGGTGGTTGAGCTTGATATCAAGTTCTTTGTCAAGGTCGGCGTGCTTTTTAATACTTGGGACGTATCAAAGAGCAATGAGATCCGCGAGTTTCTCAATGGGATATCGAGTGTTGGACATATGATCATCTCTGGGATGACAGTGCATGCCTTTGAACATTACTCAAAAGCAGGAATCATCCCCAAGTTCAACAACTTGTCCCGTTTACAAGCAGTGTTCCATAGCAATTTATTGCAGTTTCTGCCAGCCTTTCTTGAGTGTTTCCCCAATCTGAAACACCTACTCTTG AAGGTTCTTCATTCAGAGGAGATGGAGGAGGGGGAGGGATTGGAACTCACAGATGTGCCACGGTGTGTGTCATCGAGTCTTGAGTGTGTTGAGATACAAGAACAACTTGAATTGGAGGAAGGGAAGATGAAAGCAACTAGTTACTTTCTTGCAAACTCGGCAGTGCTGAAGAAACTCATCCTGAGCCCAACAGCTTATGATCCTCGAAATGTTGCGGAATCAGAAATATGGGAGAAGGTTAATAAACTGACAAAACGGTCTACAAGATGTGAAGTTATCATTCGAGCCATAGAGGTAGTTGTCATTGATGAATCTTCTTCTTAG
- the LOC103843030 gene encoding integrin beta-1-like isoform X2: MKKVFLNIVLLSILLGAAFHLANGAEVNHQAQCDSDLECYTMRSCLTGPGYCDNGVCKCPKLQVVDTNGAVVNHLGQCDTDLECYTMHCDRGDGYCDHSNVDGVCKCPKTCTSNPECSGMGCDTGRGYCNNGACKCPKLQAAETKKHTNGVDLNHLGQCDTDLECYTMPSCNRGNGYCDQKDGKCKCPK; this comes from the exons ATGAAGAAAGTTTTCCTTAACATTGTTCTATTGTCTATTCTTCTTGGTGCTGCCTTCC ATCTTGCAAATGGAGCCGAGGTGAACCATCAAGCGCAATGTGACTCAGACCTTGAGTGTTACACCATGCGTAGTTGTCTAACAGGTCCAGGATATTGCGACAATGGAGTTTGCAAGTGTCCTAAATTACAAGTTGTGGATACAAATGGAGCGGTTGTGAATCATCTAGGGCAATGTGACACTGATCTTGAGTGCTataccatgcattgtgacagaGGTGACGGTTATTGCGATCACAGCAACGTCGATGGAGTTTGCAAGTGTCCTAAAACATGCACCTCAAACCCTGAGTGCTCTGGCATGGGTTGTGACACAGGTCGAGGATATTGCAACAACGGAGCTTGTAAGTGTCCTAAATTACAAGCAGCGGAGACGAAGAAACACACAAATGGAGTCGATCTGAATCATCTAGGGCAATGTGACACTGACCTTGAATGCTATACTATGCCTAGTTGTAACAGAGGTAATGGTTATTGCGATCAGAAAGACGGAAAGTGTAAGTGTCCTAAATAG
- the LOC103843030 gene encoding integrin beta-1-like isoform X3: protein MKKVFLNFMLLSFLLDVAFHLANGAEVNHQAQCDSDLECYTMRSCLTGPGYCDNGVCKCPKLQVVDTNGAVVNHLGQCDTDLECYTMHCDRGDGYCDHSNVDGVCKCPKTCTSNPECSGMGCDTGRGYCNNGACKCPKLQAAETKKHTNGVDLNHLGQCDTDLECYTMPSCNRGNGYCDQKDGKCKCPK, encoded by the exons ATGAAGAAAGTGTTCCTTAACTTTATGCTATTGTCTTTTCTTCTTGATGTTGCCTTCC ATCTTGCAAATGGAGCCGAGGTGAACCATCAAGCGCAATGTGACTCAGACCTTGAGTGTTACACCATGCGTAGTTGTCTAACAGGTCCAGGATATTGCGACAATGGAGTTTGCAAGTGTCCTAAATTACAAGTTGTGGATACAAATGGAGCGGTTGTGAATCATCTAGGGCAATGTGACACTGATCTTGAGTGCTataccatgcattgtgacagaGGTGACGGTTATTGCGATCACAGCAACGTCGATGGAGTTTGCAAGTGTCCTAAAACATGCACCTCAAACCCTGAGTGCTCTGGCATGGGTTGTGACACAGGTCGAGGATATTGCAACAACGGAGCTTGTAAGTGTCCTAAATTACAAGCAGCGGAGACGAAGAAACACACAAATGGAGTCGATCTGAATCATCTAGGGCAATGTGACACTGACCTTGAATGCTATACTATGCCTAGTTGTAACAGAGGTAATGGTTATTGCGATCAGAAAGACGGAAAGTGTAAGTGTCCTAAATAG
- the LOC103843029 gene encoding F-box/FBD/LRR-repeat protein At1g13780 isoform X4 — translation MPGMDRISELPESLLSQILSYIPTKESVQTSVLSKRWENVYLSVPGLDLNCSVIPNYNADEVILSFLSFIDKLLEFSPESSLFKVTVKCRGMLIDGFSDRIGTVIDRGTQQLDVVSSTDYYEDSFGHALPGVDFMPMNLYTSKTLVYLKLTSSGLGDPGFVFMPCLRFLHLEEIKWRVHLEKVLSGCPVLEELTLVRDLDDDDYARTDEEFRVMRVRSQSLKRFSVLPLREARDYHSRVECTLEIDAPGLEHMSLGDDQFDSIVVKKLPSLLVVELDIKFFVKVGVLFNTWDVSKSNEIREFLNGISSVRDMIISGMTVHAFEHYSKAGIIPKFNNLSRLQAVFHGKLLQFLPAFLECCPNLKHLILKVLHPEEMDEGLELADVPRCVSSTLECVEIQEKLELEEGKMKATSYFLGNSAMLKKLILSPTAYDPRNVAESEICEMVNKLTKRSTGCEIVIRAMEEVVVI, via the exons ATGCCTGGGATGGATCGGATCAGCGAGTTGCCAGAATCTTTACTTAGTCAAATACTCTCATACATACCGACAAAAGAATCGGTGCAGACAAGTGTTTTGTCTAAGAGATGGGAGAATGTGTATCTAAGTGTACCCGGTCTTGACTTAAACTGCTCTGTTATTCCTAATTATAATGCTGATGAAGTGATCTTAAGCTTCTTAAGCTTCATTGACAAGCTTCTCGAGTTTAGCCCTGAGTCAAGTCTCTTTAAAGTCACGGTTAAGTGCAGGGGCATGTTGATAGACGGGTTCAGCGACCGGATCGGTACGGTGATTGACCGAGGGACACAGCAACTTGATGTTGTGAGCAGTACAGATTATTACGAGGACTCTTTTGGTCATGCCTTACCGGGTGTAGACTTCATGCCTATGAATCTCTACACGAGCAAGACATTGGTTTACTTGAAGCTCACGTCGTCTGGTCTTGGTGATCCTGGTTTTGTTTTCATGCCTTGTCTTAGGTTCTTGCATCTTGAAGAAATTAAATGGCGTGTGCATCTGGAGAAAGTCCTCTCAGGGTGTCCTGTTCTTGAGGAGCTGACTTTGGTGAGGGAtttggatgatgatgattatgCACGTACGGATGAAGAATTTAGGGTTATGCGTGTGAGGTCTCAGAGCTTGAAGAGGTTTAGTGTGCTGCCGCTTAGGGAGGCAAGGGATTACCATTCCAGAGTGGAATGCACACTTGAGATTGatgctcctggtcttgagcatatGAGTCTCGGAGATGATCAGTTTGATAGCATTGTGGTAAAGAAGCTGCCTTCTTTGTTGGTGGTTGAGCTTGATATCAAGTTCTTTGTCAAGGTTGGCGTGCTTTTTAATACTTGGGACGTATCAAAGAGCAACGAGATCCGCGAGTTTCTCAATGGGATATCGAGTGTGAGAGATATGATCATCTCTGGGATGACAGTGCATGCCTTTGAACATTATTCAAAAGCAGGAATCATCCCCAAGTTCAACAACTTGTCCCGTTTACAAGCAGTGTTCCATGGCAAGTTATTGCAGTTTCTGCCAGCCTTTCTTGAGTGTTGCCCCAATCTGAAACACCTAATCTTG AAGGTTCTTCATCCAGAGGAGATGGATGAGGGATTGGAACTCGCAGATGTGCCACGGTGTGTCTCATCGACTCTTGAGTGTGTTGAGATACAAGAGAAACTTGAGTTGGAGGAAGGGAAGATGAAAGCAACAAGTTACTTTCTTGGAAACTCAGCAATGCTGAAGAAACTCATTCTCAGCCCTACAGCTTATGATCCTCGAAATGTTGCGGAATCAGAAATATGTGAGATGGTTAATAAACTCACAAAACGTTCCACAGGATGTGAAATTGTCATTCGAGCCATGGAGGAGGTCGTTGTCATTTGA